One genomic segment of Isachenkonia alkalipeptolytica includes these proteins:
- a CDS encoding transglutaminase TgpA family protein encodes MYRNLSTSQKLITYIAYIAMVFSLLYVYGVVIGVELNFFLQFFIVLLGSLAVVFFMKKPLVFYILLVFSMISLLVVHRYVTPILEAVIQRMAALFSNIFNHLQGEEFIFPENVLWFWGILLGIIALFTAFIIFKEKRIYWLLPVYLGSYIYYWYIYIDQAYGMTVVFIVAFLVLFGMNKYFEEQCHWEGTERNRIDSLYGPWIQTVGIYSALIILLAMILPKSGNALEWHWLEDRVYDVFPFVEDMRSDSQYIRGAREADSFEFTSTGFQRESNRLGGPVSLSSRVVMQVEASEPNYLRGNVRHTYQDNRWETITEPSETYDLAEDFSGLTEEEEDEYYRQAFITITHDEFASQSLFTPFKPAEVRSSRGEEVIVNRDGALIFPDGVYQRESYTIKVQKPRVYGELLETDIDLQIEDLEYLDSYLQLPEEEITDRTRELTESIVEEAEAENDYEKARAIEGHLREDYEYNTQVEPLPLNEEFVDHFLFETQEGYCTYYATTMAVMLRLEGIPVRYIEGYVAREEVEDEPGVYEVRQRHAHTWVEAFIEPVGWVNFEPTPAFPQPYRQDALLGMEEEEDLDIDFEQEEADDFGDLGIDADVEVGPGDGDEALDEPETTIPPRVTRGVIIALLLLFIGFMPGRFLYGVLEYRRRERQVESWSSKKKILCLYAYVLELIEKLGQQPREGETHYEFADRIAYKLYEERKIGIKDLTHIFVQSKYGDLPVSDEEVQLFKDYRHRLEGRLKNDWGKRRYLYRKYIKRDFTVKNDKR; translated from the coding sequence ATGTATAGAAATCTAAGCACAAGCCAAAAATTGATCACTTACATCGCCTATATCGCCATGGTCTTCAGTTTGTTATACGTCTACGGTGTGGTCATCGGGGTAGAACTGAACTTTTTCCTGCAGTTCTTCATTGTCCTGCTGGGAAGTTTGGCCGTGGTGTTTTTTATGAAAAAGCCTTTGGTCTTTTATATTTTGTTGGTTTTTTCCATGATCTCCCTACTGGTGGTCCATCGCTACGTAACACCGATTTTGGAAGCCGTTATTCAGCGGATGGCGGCTCTTTTTTCGAATATTTTCAACCATCTTCAGGGGGAGGAGTTTATCTTTCCGGAAAATGTGTTATGGTTTTGGGGAATTTTACTGGGGATTATTGCTCTTTTTACCGCCTTTATCATCTTTAAAGAGAAACGGATTTACTGGCTGCTTCCCGTATACTTGGGATCTTATATCTACTATTGGTACATTTACATCGACCAGGCCTATGGGATGACTGTGGTCTTTATCGTGGCTTTTTTGGTCCTTTTCGGCATGAATAAGTACTTTGAGGAGCAGTGCCACTGGGAAGGGACGGAGCGAAACCGCATCGACAGCCTGTACGGACCATGGATTCAGACCGTTGGAATTTACAGCGCCTTGATTATCCTGCTGGCCATGATCCTTCCGAAATCCGGCAATGCCCTGGAGTGGCACTGGCTGGAAGATCGGGTGTATGACGTGTTTCCCTTCGTGGAGGATATGCGCTCCGACAGTCAGTATATCCGGGGCGCCCGGGAAGCGGATTCCTTTGAGTTCACCTCTACAGGTTTTCAACGGGAGAGCAACCGTTTAGGGGGCCCTGTGAGTCTCAGCAGTCGTGTGGTTATGCAGGTGGAGGCCTCGGAGCCCAATTATCTTCGGGGAAATGTCCGCCATACCTACCAGGATAATCGCTGGGAGACCATCACCGAACCCTCGGAGACCTATGATTTAGCCGAGGATTTCAGCGGCCTTACGGAGGAAGAGGAAGATGAGTATTATCGACAGGCCTTTATTACCATCACCCATGATGAGTTTGCCTCCCAAAGTCTTTTTACGCCCTTTAAGCCCGCGGAAGTCCGCTCCAGCCGGGGAGAAGAAGTCATTGTCAATCGGGACGGGGCCCTGATATTCCCCGACGGCGTCTATCAGCGGGAAAGTTACACCATAAAAGTCCAAAAACCCCGGGTGTACGGAGAGCTGTTGGAGACGGATATCGATCTTCAAATAGAGGATCTCGAATACCTAGACAGTTACTTGCAGCTTCCCGAGGAGGAGATTACCGACCGGACCCGGGAGCTGACAGAAAGCATTGTGGAAGAGGCGGAAGCGGAAAATGATTATGAAAAAGCCCGAGCCATAGAGGGCCATCTCCGGGAGGATTATGAATACAACACCCAGGTGGAGCCCCTGCCCCTGAATGAAGAGTTTGTAGATCATTTCCTTTTTGAAACCCAAGAAGGATACTGCACCTATTACGCCACCACCATGGCGGTAATGCTTCGTCTGGAAGGGATTCCCGTTCGTTATATTGAAGGCTATGTTGCCCGGGAGGAGGTAGAAGATGAGCCCGGGGTCTATGAAGTGCGCCAGCGTCATGCTCATACCTGGGTGGAGGCTTTTATTGAGCCCGTGGGCTGGGTCAATTTTGAACCCACGCCGGCCTTCCCTCAACCCTACCGACAGGACGCCCTGCTGGGTATGGAGGAGGAAGAGGACCTGGATATTGACTTTGAACAAGAGGAAGCGGATGACTTTGGTGACCTGGGCATCGATGCCGACGTCGAGGTGGGTCCTGGAGACGGGGATGAGGCCCTGGACGAGCCCGAGACCACCATTCCCCCAAGGGTAACCCGGGGCGTCATCATCGCCCTGCTCCTGTTATTCATCGGCTTTATGCCCGGACGCTTTTTATACGGAGTGCTGGAGTACCGACGCCGGGAACGCCAGGTCGAAAGCTGGTCATCGAAAAAGAAAATTCTTTGTCTCTATGCTTATGTTCTGGAGCTGATCGAAAAACTGGGGCAGCAACCGAGAGAAGGGGAGACCCACTATGAATTTGCGGACCGGATTGCCTATAAGCTCTACGAAGAGCGAAAAATCGGCATAAAGGATCTGACCCATATCTTTGTCCAGAGCAAGTACGGCGACCTTCCCGTAAGCGATGAGGAAGTCCAACTGTTCAAAGACTATCGTCATCGTCTGGAGGGCCGCCTCAAAAACGACTGGGGCAAAAGACGGTATCTATACAGAAAATACATCAAAAGGGACTTCACGGTAAAAAATGACAAAAGATGA
- a CDS encoding DUF58 domain-containing protein has translation MINNKKVLMLVGLLLLFAVVFVGGVMPYFIFYVFLLTLLFPVFHNLVVLGGLKGTVQMPKDSLYIGDQINLGYRLENRSIFYVPFLEVQSAISKRLTGKIDPPEITSMESKSDFVRGQSITLKRRGYYELGDIEIVLRDVFRLFSFKKRIATEGALLVYPEVINLSSFEITASQQLGELRVFDPAFEDKSRIASLRGYQEGDSMKRVHWSMTAKKGDIIVKNYENRGDTHVALIVDNEIHHYLRDEDRRLEDKVVDAALCMTNYCLTHNIKMTLDTQRGEFPLHITGHQKSDLKPFLEAFALFQGNGKQDFKAFMIPRLNTIPKGSTVIVVTPNLNKEMGAQGIQLKMNNLNPLFIVITDKKNKNGFVDPQVEKKLKQENISLYHIDYKTNIKEMLEAQNV, from the coding sequence ATGATCAATAATAAAAAAGTGCTGATGCTGGTAGGACTCCTGCTGCTTTTCGCCGTGGTTTTTGTAGGGGGCGTGATGCCCTACTTCATCTTTTATGTTTTTCTCCTAACGCTGCTGTTTCCTGTATTTCACAACCTGGTGGTGCTGGGAGGCCTAAAGGGCACCGTGCAGATGCCCAAGGACTCCTTGTATATCGGAGACCAAATCAACCTCGGTTATCGATTGGAAAATCGCAGCATCTTCTATGTTCCCTTTCTTGAGGTGCAAAGTGCCATATCCAAGCGGCTGACGGGGAAGATCGATCCCCCGGAGATCACCAGTATGGAGTCGAAATCCGACTTTGTCCGGGGACAGTCCATCACCCTGAAACGTCGGGGATATTATGAGTTGGGAGATATTGAAATCGTCCTTCGGGACGTGTTCCGGCTGTTTTCCTTTAAAAAACGGATCGCCACCGAGGGGGCCCTATTGGTTTATCCCGAAGTGATCAACCTTTCCTCCTTTGAAATCACCGCCAGCCAGCAGCTGGGAGAGCTTCGGGTGTTTGACCCCGCTTTTGAGGACAAGAGCCGAATCGCTTCCCTTCGGGGCTACCAGGAAGGGGACTCCATGAAGCGGGTCCATTGGAGCATGACGGCGAAAAAAGGGGATATCATCGTCAAAAACTATGAAAATCGTGGGGATACCCATGTGGCCCTGATCGTGGATAACGAAATCCACCATTATTTACGGGACGAAGATCGCCGCCTGGAGGATAAGGTGGTGGACGCCGCTCTTTGTATGACCAATTACTGTCTAACCCATAATATAAAAATGACCTTGGATACCCAGCGGGGAGAGTTCCCCCTGCATATTACGGGACACCAGAAATCGGATTTAAAACCGTTTTTGGAGGCCTTCGCCTTATTTCAAGGGAACGGAAAGCAGGATTTTAAAGCTTTTATGATTCCGAGACTCAATACGATTCCTAAGGGGTCCACGGTAATTGTAGTCACCCCGAATCTGAATAAGGAGATGGGAGCCCAGGGGATTCAGCTGAAGATGAACAATCTCAACCCCTTGTTTATTGTTATCACCGATAAGAAGAATAAAAACGGTTTTGTCGATCCCCAGGTGGAAAAGAAACTGAAACAGGAAAACATTTCCCTGTACCACATCGACTATAAAACCAATATCAAGGAGATGTTGGAGGCCCAAAATGTATAG
- a CDS encoding AAA family ATPase has protein sequence MAKEQSQKILENLKQVIIGKEEVLEKVLIALLAKGHLLIEDVPGVGKTTLVKALSKTMDLSYKRVQFTPDLMPSDIIGVNIYEPKTGTFAFKKGPIFHQVFLADEINRTSPKTQSSLLQAMEEGEVSTEDKHYVLDKPFMVLATQNPLEYQGTFPLPEAQLDRFLMRLSLGYPEKNYEREILRNHKTHRNLDHIQAVVNQEEILKMQKEVEDLHAHDDILDYIVGIIGVTRSYEDLQLGASPRAGIDLLKTARAKAYVSGRNYVIPDDVKAMVESVLAHRLMLSPEAKIEGRRIEDVLEGVLKRVSVPVIAHDQ, from the coding sequence ATGGCGAAAGAACAATCACAGAAAATCTTGGAGAATTTAAAGCAAGTGATCATTGGAAAGGAAGAGGTGTTGGAAAAGGTGCTGATTGCCCTGTTGGCCAAAGGGCATCTGCTGATTGAGGATGTTCCCGGGGTGGGGAAAACCACCTTGGTAAAGGCCTTATCGAAGACCATGGATCTATCCTATAAACGGGTGCAGTTTACCCCGGATTTGATGCCTTCCGACATTATTGGAGTCAATATTTATGAACCGAAAACCGGTACCTTTGCCTTTAAGAAGGGACCGATTTTTCACCAGGTGTTCCTCGCCGATGAGATTAACCGAACCTCTCCGAAGACTCAGTCCAGCCTCTTACAGGCCATGGAAGAGGGGGAAGTGTCCACCGAGGACAAACATTACGTGCTGGATAAACCTTTTATGGTGTTGGCTACCCAGAACCCCCTGGAATACCAGGGAACCTTTCCCCTGCCGGAAGCCCAGCTGGACCGTTTTTTAATGCGGTTGTCCCTGGGATATCCGGAAAAGAATTACGAGCGGGAAATCCTAAGAAATCATAAAACCCATCGAAACCTGGATCACATCCAAGCGGTGGTAAACCAGGAAGAAATATTAAAAATGCAAAAAGAAGTGGAAGACCTCCACGCCCATGACGATATTCTGGATTACATCGTTGGGATCATCGGGGTGACAAGAAGCTATGAGGATCTCCAATTAGGCGCCAGCCCCCGGGCGGGCATCGACCTGTTAAAAACCGCCCGGGCAAAGGCCTATGTCTCCGGCAGGAATTACGTGATTCCCGACGACGTGAAAGCCATGGTGGAGTCGGTACTGGCCCACCGGCTGATGCTGTCCCCCGAAGCGAAGATTGAAGGCCGACGGATTGAAGACGTGCTGGAAGGGGTATTAAAGCGGGTATCGGTACCGGTGATTGCCCATGATCAATAA
- a CDS encoding M20/M25/M40 family metallo-hydrolase, protein MINEKRLLEEFLELVQIDSHSSKEGKIAKVLVKKLEDLGLEVTQDDAGEKVGGETGNIIAHLKGDKPGDPILFSCHMDTVKPGEGIKPEIRDGVIYSDGTTILGSDDKAGIASVLEGIKQIKEQKKSHRDIQVVFSIWEEGGLFGSKNLDFSKVNAEYGFVLDSAGSSGEIVTQGPTQDSLKVTIHGRPAHAGLAPEEGISAIMVAAKAIENMKLLRVDEDTTANIGVVTGGEATNVVMPKLEIKAEARSSREDKVEAQTNHMIEVFEKTAEEMGATVDIEHERVYPPFNIPEDHEIVQKTKEAFKNIGIEGKTASTGGGSDTNIFNGNGVTSLNLGVGMKKPHTLEEHISIEDLNNTAKVTFQLMTIF, encoded by the coding sequence ATGATTAACGAAAAACGATTGCTGGAAGAGTTTTTAGAATTAGTACAAATTGATTCCCACTCCTCAAAGGAAGGGAAAATTGCCAAAGTATTGGTTAAGAAACTGGAAGATCTCGGTCTTGAAGTAACCCAGGACGACGCCGGGGAAAAAGTCGGGGGAGAAACCGGAAACATCATTGCCCACTTAAAGGGGGATAAGCCCGGAGATCCGATTTTATTTTCCTGCCATATGGATACGGTAAAACCCGGCGAGGGCATCAAGCCGGAAATCCGTGACGGCGTGATTTACTCCGACGGCACCACCATCCTGGGATCCGACGATAAAGCGGGAATCGCATCGGTGCTTGAGGGGATCAAACAGATAAAAGAGCAGAAGAAATCGCACCGGGACATTCAAGTGGTCTTCTCCATCTGGGAAGAGGGAGGACTCTTTGGATCGAAGAATCTGGACTTTAGTAAAGTCAACGCCGAGTATGGCTTTGTACTCGACAGTGCAGGATCCTCCGGGGAAATTGTAACCCAGGGACCCACTCAGGACAGCCTGAAGGTAACAATCCATGGTCGACCGGCCCACGCAGGCTTAGCACCGGAAGAGGGGATTTCCGCCATTATGGTCGCGGCGAAAGCCATCGAAAATATGAAGCTTCTTCGGGTAGATGAAGATACCACAGCGAACATCGGAGTGGTGACCGGAGGCGAGGCCACCAACGTGGTAATGCCCAAGCTTGAAATTAAAGCGGAGGCCAGAAGTTCTCGAGAGGATAAAGTGGAGGCCCAAACCAACCACATGATCGAGGTCTTTGAAAAAACCGCCGAGGAAATGGGAGCTACCGTGGACATTGAACACGAGCGGGTATACCCTCCCTTTAACATTCCGGAAGATCATGAAATCGTACAGAAAACCAAGGAAGCCTTTAAAAACATCGGCATTGAGGGAAAAACCGCGTCCACCGGCGGCGGCTCCGATACCAATATATTCAACGGAAACGGGGTAACTTCCCTGAATCTGGGTGTGGGTATGAAAAAGCCTCACACCTTGGAAGAACACATTTCCATCGAAGATCTGAACAACACGGCGAAGGTGACCTTCCAGTTGATGACGATCTTTTAG
- the rsmA gene encoding 16S rRNA (adenine(1518)-N(6)/adenine(1519)-N(6))-dimethyltransferase RsmA encodes MRIATPTRTRTILSEYGHRMRKSLGQNFLIDGNIIENIIEGAGVTEVDTVLEIGPGIGSMTEVLSEKAKKVIAVEIDQNLIPILEKTLAHRDNIEIIHQDILKLDLEDLKQKKGLEEGFKVVANLPYYVTTPIIMALLEGDAPIRSITVMIQKEVADRILSAKDVKAYGALTVACNLYADVREVLTVPPSVFLPRPKVASKVITLTPKVNNLTVQERKLLFAIVKDAFGKRRKTLLNSLSSGNLGYSKDRVREALEAAEIDPKKRAENLGIEDFKRIMTAFAEAEKQ; translated from the coding sequence ATGAGAATTGCAACGCCCACAAGAACCCGGACCATCCTCAGTGAATATGGACACCGAATGCGAAAATCCCTGGGACAGAACTTTTTAATCGACGGTAATATTATCGAAAACATTATTGAAGGGGCCGGCGTTACCGAAGTGGATACGGTGCTGGAAATCGGCCCGGGGATCGGTAGTATGACCGAGGTTCTTTCGGAAAAAGCGAAAAAAGTCATCGCTGTGGAAATTGATCAAAACCTGATTCCGATTCTGGAAAAGACCCTGGCCCATCGGGACAATATTGAGATCATCCACCAGGATATTTTAAAACTGGATTTAGAGGATTTGAAACAGAAAAAGGGGCTGGAGGAAGGCTTTAAAGTGGTGGCGAATCTCCCCTACTATGTCACCACTCCGATTATTATGGCCCTTCTGGAAGGAGACGCGCCGATTCGTTCCATTACGGTGATGATTCAAAAAGAGGTGGCGGACAGAATTTTATCCGCCAAGGACGTCAAGGCCTACGGGGCCTTAACCGTGGCCTGCAATCTCTACGCCGACGTCCGGGAAGTGTTAACGGTGCCCCCCAGTGTGTTTTTGCCCCGGCCAAAGGTGGCCTCTAAGGTGATTACCCTGACCCCGAAGGTCAACAATTTAACGGTGCAAGAGCGGAAACTTCTTTTTGCCATTGTGAAAGACGCCTTCGGAAAGCGCAGAAAAACCCTTTTGAACTCTCTTAGCTCCGGAAATCTGGGCTACTCCAAGGACCGGGTGCGGGAAGCCTTGGAAGCGGCGGAGATCGACCCGAAAAAACGGGCGGAAAATCTCGGCATAGAGGACTTTAAAAGAATTATGACCGCCTTTGCCGAAGCCGAAAAGCAATAA
- the rnmV gene encoding ribonuclease M5: MKPKKKEIKEVIVVEGKDDISQVKRAVKAEIIATGGFSLPDRTLEQIKGAAQRKGIIILTDPDYPGEWIRREITKAVTEAKHAFIPKEDALKEGNVGIENASPQNILLALERARCELQTPRNEFTKGDLMKEGLLGVTGATEKRDQLGKILGIGYGNAKQFLNRLNHYGVTREEWQDALIQLYENSKRGEEK, from the coding sequence ATGAAACCGAAGAAAAAAGAGATCAAAGAAGTTATTGTGGTGGAGGGAAAGGATGACATTTCCCAGGTAAAACGGGCGGTGAAGGCGGAGATTATTGCCACCGGGGGATTTTCCCTGCCGGATCGGACCTTAGAGCAGATTAAAGGGGCGGCGCAGCGAAAGGGGATTATTATTCTGACGGATCCCGATTATCCCGGGGAGTGGATTCGCCGGGAGATTACCAAGGCTGTCACGGAGGCCAAGCATGCTTTCATTCCCAAGGAGGACGCCCTGAAGGAAGGAAATGTGGGCATTGAAAACGCCAGCCCCCAAAACATCCTGCTGGCCCTGGAGCGGGCCCGATGTGAGCTGCAAACGCCAAGAAACGAGTTTACCAAGGGAGACCTGATGAAAGAAGGGCTCTTAGGGGTTACCGGCGCTACGGAAAAGCGGGATCAGCTGGGGAAAATCCTCGGCATCGGTTACGGCAATGCCAAACAGTTTTTAAACCGTCTGAACCACTACGGGGTTACCCGGGAAGAGTGGCAGGACGCCTTGATTCAATTATACGAGAATTCGAAACGAGGTGAAGAGAAATGA
- a CDS encoding AbgT family transporter yields the protein MAKEKQKLSDRFLNVVERVGNKLPHPVTLFFMFAGIVLVLSFLLSLLNITAIHPGTGDEIEIVNLLDKEGIRRIFTEAVDNFTGFAPLGTVLVAMLGVGVAEKSGLIGTMLRKLVIGAPDKLITAVVVFAGVMSSMASDAGYIVLVPLGAIIFVAKGRHPLAGLAAAFAGVSGGFSSNLLVTMLDPLLIGFTESAAHMLDDTYQVLPTANYYFMIFSTFLITITGTVVTERIVEPRLGEYKGEYKEELTEVSATEGKGLKAAAVGLFLFVAAIAAMLIPQEGILRADGGYIIDGFPPSPFVGSMVFLIALMFFIPGLFYGKAAGTIKSDKDVAQFMGEAMSSMGGYIVLAFAAAQFIEYFDWSQIGLVMAIKGADFLQAIGLEGIPLILGFVLVSGFINIFIGSASAKWAIMAPVFVPMLMQMGYSPEITQLAYRIGDSVTNIISPLMSYFAIIVAFAKKYDKDVGLGTLISTMLPYSIAFLVVWMIALTVWLLIGLPIGPAAPVEYVF from the coding sequence ATGGCAAAAGAAAAGCAAAAACTGTCGGATCGGTTTTTGAATGTGGTGGAACGTGTCGGTAACAAATTACCCCATCCGGTAACGTTATTCTTCATGTTCGCAGGAATTGTACTAGTTCTTTCATTCTTACTTAGTTTATTAAACATAACTGCAATTCACCCAGGAACCGGAGACGAAATTGAGATTGTAAACCTGTTAGACAAAGAAGGGATTCGTCGAATCTTTACGGAAGCCGTAGACAACTTTACAGGATTTGCCCCCCTAGGTACAGTGCTAGTGGCAATGCTTGGAGTTGGAGTAGCTGAAAAATCAGGACTTATTGGAACCATGCTACGAAAGTTGGTAATTGGAGCGCCGGATAAATTAATCACCGCAGTGGTGGTATTTGCCGGAGTTATGTCTTCCATGGCTTCCGATGCCGGTTATATCGTATTGGTACCCCTTGGTGCGATTATCTTCGTAGCCAAAGGACGTCACCCCTTAGCAGGACTTGCAGCAGCCTTTGCCGGGGTATCCGGTGGTTTCAGTTCGAACTTACTGGTAACCATGCTGGATCCGCTATTAATCGGATTTACAGAATCAGCGGCCCATATGCTGGATGATACCTATCAGGTACTTCCCACAGCAAACTATTACTTCATGATCTTCTCGACATTCTTAATTACCATCACGGGTACGGTTGTGACGGAAAGAATTGTTGAACCGAGACTTGGGGAATACAAAGGGGAATACAAGGAAGAATTAACAGAAGTCAGCGCAACAGAAGGAAAAGGATTAAAAGCCGCAGCGGTAGGTTTATTCCTATTTGTTGCCGCAATCGCAGCGATGCTTATTCCGCAAGAAGGAATTCTGCGTGCCGATGGCGGATACATCATTGATGGATTCCCTCCATCACCTTTTGTAGGTTCCATGGTATTCTTAATTGCTTTGATGTTCTTTATCCCCGGACTTTTCTACGGAAAAGCGGCGGGAACCATCAAGTCGGATAAAGATGTAGCGCAGTTCATGGGCGAAGCGATGAGCTCCATGGGCGGATACATTGTTCTTGCCTTTGCCGCAGCCCAGTTCATCGAGTACTTTGACTGGTCTCAAATCGGCCTGGTTATGGCGATTAAAGGTGCAGACTTCCTGCAGGCCATCGGTCTGGAAGGAATCCCACTGATCCTTGGATTTGTACTGGTATCCGGATTTATTAACATCTTTATCGGTAGTGCCTCCGCGAAGTGGGCGATCATGGCACCGGTATTCGTACCGATGTTAATGCAAATGGGTTACTCTCCCGAGATTACCCAGCTGGCCTACCGAATCGGAGACTCTGTAACGAACATTATCTCTCCACTGATGTCTTACTTTGCAATTATCGTAGCCTTTGCGAAGAAGTACGATAAGGACGTTGGTTTGGGTACATTGATCTCTACCATGCTACCGTACTCCATTGCCTTTTTAGTGGTATGGATGATTGCTCTTACGGTATGGTTACTGATTGGACTGCCAATCGGACCGGCAGCACCGGTAGAATACGTATTTTAA
- a CDS encoding 3D domain-containing protein, which produces MEKTNFKGKLTKNKALLGLVAIIFLAVFFLGASHKTVIINADNQVIEVQTVSSEPEKILEEQEIEIGEYDRIEAPSEDNIRSGEEIRVHRGREIRVIDGGQEAIRYTTWNTLEDILEELEIELNSKDRVNFDLEETIEEEDKIEITRVREGNREETVELSYSTEVKYVEDLDPGEERVVQEGQSGEMIETYIDTYENGEKVSEKLQGHEVIETPENEIIEKGEVNHFTTADGSRVEYSRKITMEATAYTAGYESTGKRPGDPGYGVTRSGTRVRPGVVAVDPNVIPLGTKLYVESLDGTRSYGYSTAEDTGGAIKGNRIDLYFENLSAAQRYGRRDVRVYVID; this is translated from the coding sequence ATGGAGAAAACAAACTTCAAAGGAAAGCTTACGAAGAACAAAGCTTTACTGGGGTTAGTGGCCATTATTTTCTTAGCCGTTTTTTTTCTGGGCGCAAGCCATAAAACGGTCATCATTAATGCAGACAACCAGGTGATTGAGGTCCAGACGGTCTCAAGCGAACCGGAGAAAATATTGGAAGAACAGGAAATTGAAATAGGAGAATATGACCGGATCGAGGCTCCCTCTGAGGATAACATCCGAAGCGGTGAAGAAATCCGGGTTCATCGGGGAAGAGAAATCCGGGTGATTGACGGAGGACAGGAAGCCATCCGCTACACCACATGGAATACCCTGGAAGATATTTTAGAGGAATTGGAGATTGAGCTGAACTCCAAGGACCGGGTAAACTTCGATCTTGAAGAGACCATCGAGGAAGAGGACAAAATCGAAATCACCCGGGTAAGAGAGGGAAACCGGGAGGAGACCGTAGAGCTTTCCTATTCCACGGAAGTGAAGTACGTTGAGGACCTGGATCCTGGGGAAGAACGGGTAGTCCAGGAAGGACAAAGCGGCGAAATGATCGAAACTTATATTGATACCTATGAAAATGGGGAGAAAGTCAGTGAAAAACTGCAAGGTCATGAAGTGATCGAAACCCCGGAAAATGAAATTATTGAAAAAGGGGAAGTCAACCACTTTACCACTGCCGACGGCAGCCGGGTGGAGTATTCCCGAAAAATCACTATGGAGGCCACCGCCTACACCGCCGGCTATGAAAGCACCGGCAAGCGCCCGGGAGATCCCGGCTACGGTGTTACACGAAGCGGCACCCGGGTACGACCCGGTGTGGTGGCGGTCGACCCCAATGTTATTCCCCTGGGAACGAAGCTGTACGTGGAGTCCCTGGACGGCACTCGAAGCTATGGCTACTCCACCGCGGAGGACACCGGCGGCGCCATTAAAGGCAACCGAATTGATTTATACTTTGAAAACCTAAGCGCCGCTCAGCGCTACGGCCGTCGGGACGTACGAGTATACGTCATCGACTAA
- a CDS encoding HD-GYP domain-containing protein → MKEVTEYKVKRINAEEVSLGMTLAESVTNVKGNILMPAGYVVEDKDRVRSFLEQHKIKTLAVKVPVIKEVPREEKEKKGTAAPKNAPRRVTYEPRYAQDLSQYKTHVSRQKKALQRDFDRILKGAEIASLNLEKSIERVIKNAQKRQSNPFQLIESSKELDDMVYNHCHNVVLISYYLGKWLDLSKKRLNELTLTAALHDIGKLKVDPEFLEAEEMTEEEALELKKHAIYSHAIVKEDSYVDEQIKRAILLHHENVDGSGFPFGLKREKIPLYSRIIAIADTYNDLTSKRPFNAKKNPLEALKHLETELIDKLDVELLLVFLNKLSSCFIGQKVGLNTGEVGEIVFVPKQYSWRPMVKLEKNDQVLDLRDPDNEALQIEIFY, encoded by the coding sequence ATGAAGGAAGTAACGGAGTATAAAGTAAAAAGAATCAATGCCGAGGAAGTATCCTTGGGCATGACCCTAGCGGAAAGCGTAACCAATGTTAAGGGAAACATTCTCATGCCTGCGGGCTATGTGGTGGAGGACAAAGACCGGGTCCGAAGCTTTTTGGAACAACATAAAATTAAAACTCTGGCGGTGAAAGTTCCGGTAATAAAAGAGGTTCCCCGGGAAGAAAAAGAAAAAAAGGGGACCGCAGCGCCGAAAAATGCGCCCCGGCGGGTAACCTACGAGCCCCGGTATGCCCAGGATTTGAGTCAGTATAAAACCCATGTCAGCCGGCAGAAAAAAGCATTGCAAAGAGACTTCGACCGGATTCTGAAAGGGGCGGAAATCGCTTCTCTCAACCTGGAAAAAAGCATTGAGCGGGTCATCAAAAATGCCCAAAAGCGACAAAGCAATCCCTTTCAACTGATCGAGTCCTCCAAGGAATTGGACGATATGGTATACAATCACTGTCATAACGTGGTGCTGATCAGCTATTATCTGGGGAAATGGCTGGATCTTTCAAAGAAGCGCTTAAATGAGCTGACCCTGACCGCCGCCCTGCACGACATCGGAAAGCTGAAGGTGGACCCGGAATTTTTAGAGGCGGAGGAAATGACCGAGGAAGAGGCCCTGGAGCTGAAAAAACATGCCATTTATTCCCACGCCATCGTCAAAGAGGACAGCTACGTGGATGAACAGATTAAGCGGGCGATTCTGCTGCATCATGAAAATGTGGACGGCAGCGGTTTTCCCTTCGGCCTGAAACGGGAGAAGATCCCCCTGTATTCCCGGATCATCGCCATTGCCGATACCTACAACGATCTTACCTCCAAACGCCCTTTTAATGCGAAAAAAAATCCCCTGGAGGCCTTAAAGCATCTGGAGACGGAACTGATTGACAAGCTGGACGTGGAGCTTCTATTGGTGTTTTTAAACAAACTCAGCAGTTGTTTTATCGGACAGAAGGTGGGGCTTAATACCGGGGAGGTGGGAGAGATTGTATTTGTACCGAAACAGTACTCCTGGCGCCCCATGGTAAAGCTGGAAAAAAACGATCAGGTCCTGGACCTGAGGGACCCGGATAATGAAGCCCTGCAGATCGAAATATTTTACTAA